In Bradyrhizobium sp. WD16, the genomic stretch ACGGCGCTGCCGGTCTAAATCAACCCGTTTTCACCGGCGCCAGCGGCATCGCCAACAGCACCAGCACCGGGCGGTTGCCCTTGTTCTTCAGCGCCCGCGCTTCTTTTGGCGCGATGCGGCAGGAATCGTAAGGCGACAGCACCACCTCACCCTCGGGCGTTTCAATCGTGAGCTCACCTTCGAGGACGAAATAGATCTTCTCGATCGGTGAGGCATCGAGCGCGGTATGTCCGCCGGGCAGGATCTGCGACATGCCGAGCCACAGCGTGTCGGAGGGCCCGGCCTCGCGCCCTTGCAGCCGCAGGCAGCGCATGTCGAAATGCTCGGGCGGAAAATAGGCCGGCGCCTCGGCAAAGCGTGTGAGGTGCATCGTTCAGTTTCCAGGCCGCAGAATGATGCGATCCGGGGACGAGCCGATCACGGTCTCATAGGCGAGCCTCGCCTCGCTCAGGGGATAGATCGCCCGCTGACGGATCGGGAACGGCTTGAGACGTCCGCTGGCGAAGCCCGCCGCGGCCTCGCGCAGGATCTCGCCGCTTGCCACCGAAGACAAGGCGAGCGTGTCGATGCCGACATAGGTGTGCCGGCCGCGATAGAATTCGAGGATGTTGAATTCGACGATCCTGTTGGTGGCGGCGATGAGAATCTGCCGTCCTGCCAGCGCCAGCGACTTGTGCGCGGCCTGAAAGTAGGGATCGCCCACGGTGTTGAAGACGATGTCGGCGCCGTGACCACTGGTCATTTCCCGCACCCGCGCCGCCACGTCGACGGCTGAGGAGTCGATCATCTCGACCGGGCCATTGGCATGGCCCTGATAGGGCTCGTTCCGCCGCACCACGCCGATCACCCGCGCCCCGCGCCAGCTCGCGAGTTGGGCCGCCGCCTGCCCGACCTTGCCATTGACGCCCATGATCAGCACGACCTCGCCGGGCCGCGGCTGGCCGGCGCGGCGGAAGCCCTCGATGGCAGTAACGAAGGGCACGCCGATGCCGGCGGCCTCGTCCAT encodes the following:
- a CDS encoding cupin domain-containing protein, yielding MHLTRFAEAPAYFPPEHFDMRCLRLQGREAGPSDTLWLGMSQILPGGHTALDASPIEKIYFVLEGELTIETPEGEVVLSPYDSCRIAPKEARALKNKGNRPVLVLLAMPLAPVKTG
- a CDS encoding zinc-binding alcohol dehydrogenase family protein produces the protein MTAPQPKTGIDSVEATCLRLIAKAADAASVDLRIERHRLSRGPDDLLIEVRAAAVNPSDVKAATGLMPYAVFPRTPGRDYAGVVIGGAAEWLGREVFGSSGDLGIRRDGTHASHLVVEREAVVAKPASVSMDEAAGIGVPFVTAIEGFRRAGQPRPGEVVLIMGVNGKVGQAAAQLASWRGARVIGVVRRNEPYQGHANGPVEMIDSSAVDVAARVREMTSGHGADIVFNTVGDPYFQAAHKSLALAGRQILIAATNRIVEFNILEFYRGRHTYVGIDTLALSSVASGEILREAAAGFASGRLKPFPIRQRAIYPLSEARLAYETVIGSSPDRIILRPGN